One Astyanax mexicanus isolate ESR-SI-001 unplaced genomic scaffold, AstMex3_surface scaffold_53, whole genome shotgun sequence genomic region harbors:
- the LOC103034229 gene encoding uncharacterized protein LOC103034229 produces MMSNQSVQVRGFSGTSTSLPKTKPLQVHNDIQTVLHSFLIAPQAPLNICGRDLLMKMGVSILCSPDGLTLTWLSGQQRIRLSGYTEGMYLLQTGQDETVDIYWGLLNDDQPHTPQTLELFQQWAPWIRALAPYAPPADPYHVTLFYDVGGDITYYDTFQSELQDTQWEVQTNGLYCGPEGVAAPVTLTPQQYSWYKMDETAAPHMSLALHPKHEAKQLGPMVKRANAATDWVQTQIPDVMFSISTNTYHIRATNIETVTMEHQLLPRHHGCEDSDHPDSIAMLESLPDVLWSQGPDDVGFVDQPQVSFNMATPEPIWVPQYRHKPEAMASLDKTIQALLQAGVLEQCQSDWNTPILPVPKKEPGQYRMAHDLRAINAALATSTIPVPNPYTTLSELGPDMKWFTCIDLANAFFCVPLAEHCRDVCAFTHRGIQYRYSRLPQGFALSPGLFNQALRRSLDSCNLPEGSILSQYVDDLLVGGTTPETCLNATKAVLECLANAGYKVSRSKLQCCRTRVTFLGRVVTQGSTGMSASHRSTILSHTKPITVRDMLTFLGLAGYSRQYIPDFVGQTQPLRDMVKSLGMRNLSGVLSWTVEAEQAFIAVKQALATAADLSRPDYSLPFFLDVSETDTLVNGVLFQKKEEGRAVLMYLSIPLDLIEKRQPQCTRHVAGLTKLVQKTAHLVAGYPLHILTTHGVVAYINSQMFTLTPLRQRRIHKVLTAPHITYTHQGVNMAEGMLEGPPHECAEKVATQEKVRPDLLATPIPGSWNLWTDGCGYRADTGEIRAGYAVVQETTGETDEFWTVAAKEVKQNPSAQKAELLAVIAALELAEGREVTIYSDSAWVVSAAHVDIPHWKPAGYVTSSGKPVKHQSELMKLEAAIHKPTKVAIVKCKGHQKGDTLVSRGNDAADKAAKKAAGYTEPGNMMILDSNVPWEPIPTGDELRQIQDKATPEEKSMWLAKGASSDSQVWVSKTGRPVLPMSLARAVLEEAHTVAHVGKLQMMRNLKQWWHPFMLPLAVDFISQCQVCHTQNVAKAFKVAPGKFPLPSCHGEHIQIDYTDMIDQIRKYRYLLVVVDRYSGWVEAIPTFKEDARSVCKMLINHWIPQHGFPRRVHSDNGSHFTSKTLQWVEQALGLRHSYGSVYHPASQGQVERMNQNLKAKLAKIKLTTGMNWLDALPIALISIRSSVNRSTGFSPFELVRGVAFPGPQTALKAPSELPHGTANQGYECSIS; encoded by the coding sequence ATGATGAGCAACCAATCCGTGCAGGTCAGGGGCTTCTCGGGGACTTCAACTTCACTGCCAAAGACCAAACCACTCCAGGTGCACAACGACATACAGACTGTCTTACACTCCTTTCTGATTGCACCTCAAGCACCACTGAACATTTGTGGTAGAGACTTATTGATGAAAATGGGTGTTTCCATTTTGTGTTCACCTGATGGCCTGACGCTGACATGGCTAAGCGGGCAGCAACGCATAAGACTTTCTGGATACACCGAGGGCATGTATCTCTTGCAGACTGGTCAAGACGAGACTGTGGACATATACTGGGGACTGTTGAATGATGACCAACCCCACACACCACAAACTCTTGAACTCTTTCAGCAATGGGCACCGTGGATCAGAGCATTGGCACCCTATGCCCCGCCTGCCGACCCGTACCACGTTACCCTGTTCTATGACGTAGGGGGAGACATTACATATTATGACACCTTCCAATCTGAATTGCAAGATACACAGTGGGAGGTCCAAACTAATGGCCTGTATTGTGGTCCTGAAGGAGTGGCAGCTCCTGTTACTTTGACACCACAGCAGTACAGCTGGTACAAAATGGATGAGACTGCAGCACCACACATGTCACTGGCTCTACACCCTAAACATGAGGCTAAGCAATTAGGACCCATGGTCAAACGTGCAAATGCGGCTACAGATTGGGTACAAACTCAGATCCCTGATGTGATGTTTTCCATAAGCACAAACACATATCACATCAGAGCTACTAACATTGAAACTGTTACAATGGAGCACCAGCTCCTGCCACGCCATCATGGCTGTGAAGATTCTGACCACCCAGACTCCATTGCCATGCTGGAATCTCTACCGGATGTTTTGTGGTCACAGGGTCCAGATGATGTAGGTTTTGTGGATCAGCCCCAGGTATCATTTAACATGGCCACACCTGAACCAATTTGGGTACCACAATATAGACACAAACCGGAGGCTATGGCCTCATTGGACAAAACCATTCAGGCACTCTTACAGGCCGGGGTACTGGAGCAATGCCAATCCGATTGGAATACTCCAATTTTGCCAGTACCTAAAAAAGAACCTGGTCAATACCGTATGGCACATGATCTGAGAGCTATAAATGCGGCACTAGCTACTAGCACCATACCAGTCCCAAACCCTTACACAACACTATCAGAACTAGGTCCAGACATGAAATGGTTTACTTGTATCGATTTGGCTAATGCTTTCTTTTGTGTACCATTGGCTGAGCACTGTAGGGACGTATGTGCATTTACACACAGGGGTATTCAGTATCGATACAGTAGATTGCCACAGGGCTTTGCCCTGAGCCCGGGATTGTTCAATCAAGCTCTTAGACGTAGTTTGGACTCTTGTAACCTTCCTGAAGGCTCCATTCTTTCTCAGTATGTCGATGACTTACTGGTTGGCGGCACAACGCCAGAGACGTGCTTAAACGCCACAAAAGCAGTGCTGGAATGTTTGGCCAATGCAGGGTACAAAGTCTCTAGGAGTAAGTTGCAATGTTGTAGAACACGGGTAACTTTTCTGGGGAGAGTGGTCACACAGGGCTCAACAGGCATGTCCGCCTCACACAGATCTACAATTCTGTCACACACTAAACCAATTACGGTTAGGGATATGTTGACATTTTTGGGCCTAGCTGGCTACAGCAGACAATACATTCCTGACTTTGTAGGACAAACGCAACCACTGAGGGACATGGTGAAATCCTTGGGCATGAGAAACCTTAGTGGGgtactttcctggacagtagaagcAGAGCAGGCTTTCATTGCTGTAAAACAAGCTTTAGCGACTGCAGCTGACCTATCTAGACCTGACTACTCTCTTCCAttttttctggatgtttctgaAACAGACACATTGGTTAATGGTGTACTTTTTCAGAAAAAGGAGGAAGGGAGAGCAGTACTTATGTATTTAAGCATCCCACTTGACTTGATTGAGAAAAGACAACCGCAATGCACCAGACATGTAGCAGGACTGACGAAGCTCGTTCAAAAAACTGCACACCTGGTAGCAGGATACCCACTGCACATACTAACAACACATGGCGTGGTAGCATATATAAACTCACAGATGTTCACCCTCACTCCTCTAAGACAGAGACGAATTCATAAAGTTCTGACAGCACCacacatcacatacacacaccaagGAGTCAACATGGCAGAAGGAATGCTAGAAGGTCCACCTCACGAGTGTGCAGAAAAGGTAGCAACACAGGAAAAAGTGAGACCAGACTTACTAGCCACACCAATTCCAGGCTCCTGGAACCTGTGGACTGATGGGTGCGGGTACAGAGCAGACACAGGTGAAATAAGGGCAGGATATGCGGTGGTTCAAGAAACCACAGGGGAAACAGATGAGTTCTGGACTGTAGCAGCAAAAGAGGTAAAACAAAACCCTTCAGCACAAAAAGCTGAGTTGCTAGCAGTAATTGCAGCACTAGAACTAGCTGAGGGTAGAGAGGTGACTATTTACAGCGATTCTGCGTGGGTAGTTTCAGCAGCACATGTAGACATTCCACACTGGAAACCGGCAGGATATGTAACAAGCTCAGGGAAACCTGTAAAACATCAGTCAGAACTGATGAAGCTAGAAGCTGCAATACACAAACCTACAAAGGTAGCTATTGTAAAATGCAAAGGACACCAAAAGGGGGACACCCTAGTGAGCAGAGGAAATGATGCAGCAGACAAAGCAGCAAAAAAGGCAGCTGGTTATACGGAGCCCGGTAACATGATGATATTGGACTCAAATGTCCCTTGGGAGCCGATACCTACAGGGGACGAACTGAGGCAGATTCAGGATAAAGCAACCCCAGAGGAAAAGTCAATGTGGTTAGCCAAGGGAGCAAGCTCAGATAGCCAAGTTTGGGTATCGAAAACAGGGCGACCAGTCTTACCTATGTCACTAGCCAGAGCAGTCCTAGAAGAGGCACACACTGTAGCACATGTAGGAAAACTGCAAATGATGAGGAATTTGAAACAATGGTGGCACCCATTTATGCTGCCCCTGGCAGTAGATTTCATCAGTCAATGCCAAGTTTGCCACACTCAAAATGTAGCAAAAGCATTTAAGGTAGCCCCAGGCAAGTTTCCACTGCCTagttgtcatggtgagcacatcCAGATTGACTATACGGATATGATTGATCAAATCAGAAAATACCGGTACCTCTTGGTAGTGGTAGACAGGTACTCAGGGTGGGTTGAGGCAATTCCTACCTTTAAGGAGGATGCTCGCTCAGTTTGCAAAATGTTGATCAACCACTGGATTCCACAACACGGGTTTCCTAGGAGAGTCCACTCAGATAACGGGTCGCATTTTACC